The Urbifossiella limnaea genome has a window encoding:
- a CDS encoding alpha-ketoacid dehydrogenase subunit alpha/beta, translating to MTDPPPIPPRDDLLRLFRTMVLIRRCEEQLARAHQRGLVHGACHTYVGQEAVAAGVCDHLRRDDVVFSTHRGHGHALAKGVPPVQLIAELYGRAAGCSQGRGGSMHLFSPEVGLMGTSGIVGPCILQAAGAGYTFLLTKTDNVAVAFFGDGAVNNAAFHEGLNLAAIWKLPVLFVCENNGFATEVPFRTAAGNPSVAGRGAAYGLPGVEVDGNDVLAVRAAAAEAVRRARSGEGPTLLECVTYRTRPHAEGMGDYTYRTREEVESWKARCPIRSLRELIAACGDATELDAIESTIQTEVEAAHAAAEAAAWPDPATAAAHVFAEPRRLPEPPPPGDREVTYSQAALEALSAEMAANPRIFVLGEGIGVRGGNFRTTAGLYDKHGPERLRDTPITERGFVGLGCGAAMTGTRPVIDFMFADFVLDGVGEIVNQIAKMRYMSSGRLKMPVLLRGCVGIGHSAATHHSGNYYPLFAQFPGLRVAVPSTPYDAKGLLHHALRCDDPVVFLEHRELLTLKGPVPEAAYEIPFGRAAVVREGRDVTVVALARMVRLALEAAAELERAGVSVEVIDPRTVAPLDVDTIGASVAKTGRLLIADEGFAPFGVGAEVAAQVADRFFDELDAPVRRLNGVFTPTPYSPPLEAAVVPDAARLAAAIRDLVEE from the coding sequence GTGACCGACCCGCCCCCGATCCCGCCGCGCGACGACCTGCTGCGGCTGTTCCGCACGATGGTGCTGATCCGCCGCTGCGAGGAGCAACTGGCCCGCGCCCACCAGCGCGGCCTCGTCCACGGCGCGTGCCACACCTACGTGGGGCAGGAAGCCGTCGCCGCCGGCGTGTGCGACCACCTGCGCCGCGACGACGTGGTGTTCAGCACGCACCGCGGGCACGGGCACGCGCTGGCGAAGGGCGTGCCGCCGGTGCAGCTGATCGCCGAACTGTACGGCCGGGCCGCGGGCTGCTCGCAGGGCCGCGGCGGCAGCATGCACCTGTTCAGCCCCGAGGTCGGGCTGATGGGCACGAGCGGCATCGTCGGCCCGTGCATCCTGCAAGCCGCCGGCGCCGGCTACACCTTCCTGCTGACGAAGACGGACAACGTGGCGGTGGCGTTCTTCGGCGACGGGGCGGTGAACAACGCGGCGTTCCACGAGGGGCTGAACCTGGCGGCGATCTGGAAGCTGCCGGTGCTGTTCGTGTGCGAGAACAACGGGTTCGCCACCGAGGTCCCGTTCCGCACCGCGGCCGGGAACCCGAGCGTGGCCGGCCGCGGCGCCGCCTACGGGCTGCCCGGCGTCGAGGTGGACGGCAACGACGTGCTGGCCGTGCGCGCGGCCGCCGCGGAGGCGGTGCGGCGGGCGCGGTCCGGCGAGGGGCCGACGCTGCTGGAGTGCGTGACGTACCGCACCCGGCCACACGCCGAGGGGATGGGCGACTACACGTACCGCACCCGCGAGGAAGTCGAGAGCTGGAAGGCCCGCTGCCCCATCCGCTCGCTGCGCGAGTTGATCGCCGCTTGCGGCGATGCAACCGAACTGGATGCGATCGAATCCACGATCCAAACCGAGGTCGAGGCCGCCCACGCCGCCGCCGAGGCGGCCGCGTGGCCCGACCCGGCGACGGCCGCGGCGCACGTGTTCGCCGAGCCGCGCCGCCTCCCCGAGCCGCCGCCGCCGGGCGACCGCGAGGTCACGTACTCGCAGGCGGCGCTCGAAGCGCTGAGCGCCGAGATGGCCGCGAACCCGCGGATTTTCGTGCTCGGCGAGGGGATCGGCGTCCGCGGCGGCAACTTCCGCACGACCGCCGGCCTGTACGACAAGCACGGCCCCGAGCGGCTCCGCGACACGCCCATCACCGAGCGCGGGTTCGTCGGCCTCGGCTGCGGCGCGGCGATGACCGGCACGCGCCCCGTGATCGACTTCATGTTCGCCGACTTCGTGCTGGACGGCGTCGGCGAGATCGTCAACCAGATCGCCAAGATGCGCTACATGAGCAGCGGCCGGCTGAAGATGCCGGTGCTGCTGCGCGGCTGCGTCGGCATCGGGCACTCGGCGGCGACGCACCACAGCGGCAACTACTACCCGCTGTTCGCGCAGTTCCCCGGCCTGCGGGTCGCGGTGCCGAGCACGCCCTACGACGCGAAGGGGCTGCTCCACCACGCGCTCCGCTGCGACGACCCGGTGGTGTTCCTCGAACACCGCGAGCTGCTGACGCTGAAGGGGCCGGTGCCGGAGGCGGCCTACGAGATTCCGTTCGGCCGCGCCGCCGTGGTGCGCGAGGGGCGCGACGTGACCGTGGTGGCGCTGGCCCGCATGGTGCGCCTGGCACTGGAGGCGGCCGCCGAGCTGGAGCGCGCCGGCGTGTCGGTGGAGGTGATCGACCCGCGGACGGTGGCGCCGCTGGACGTGGACACGATCGGCGCGTCGGTGGCGAAGACGGGCCGGCTGCTGATCGCCGACGAGGGGTTCGCACCGTTCGGCGTCGGGGCCGAGGTGGCGGCGCAGGTGGCCGACCGCTTCTTCGACGAGCTGGACGCGCCGGTGCGGCGGCTGAACGGGGTGTTCACGCCGACGCCGTACAGCCCGCCGCTGGAGGCCGCGGTGGTGCCGGACGCGGCCCGGCTGGCGGCGGCGATCCGCGACCTGGTGGAGGAGTGA
- a CDS encoding dihydrolipoamide acetyltransferase family protein, which translates to MSIPVTVPRLGWNMEEGTFVEWVAADGAAVKPGDVLFRLEGDKAVEEVESLDAGVLRYRATGPKPGDRVKVGDVIAELAGAGKAPPTQPPVVPDEPLGRGASPVGSSDAACTPTGLAPRPNDTPALPAVTPRARRLAARVGVDPTQLPGTGRTGRVRERDIPAPAPTGVEPLSPVRRATAARMVESLRAAAPVTLTSSIDATNLVNLRAQFKAAGAAVPTVTDLLLKLVAVAIGKHPALAARWTDAGLAPAERLDIGFAVDTPAGLLVPVVRDVPALGLAALAARTRELVERARRGALAAADLRGGCFTITNLGAFGVDAFTPIINPPESAVLGVGRIARRPVMDGDRVTGREQLTLSLTFDHRVVDGAPAARFLQALAGCIENPAPWLTA; encoded by the coding sequence GTGTCGATTCCCGTGACGGTGCCGCGCCTCGGCTGGAACATGGAGGAGGGCACGTTCGTCGAGTGGGTGGCGGCCGACGGCGCGGCCGTGAAGCCCGGCGACGTGCTGTTCCGGCTGGAGGGCGACAAGGCGGTCGAGGAGGTGGAGAGCCTGGACGCCGGCGTGCTGCGCTACCGTGCGACTGGCCCGAAGCCCGGCGACCGCGTGAAGGTCGGCGACGTGATCGCCGAGCTGGCGGGGGCGGGTAAGGCTCCACCGACACAACCGCCGGTTGTCCCGGACGAACCGTTAGGCCGGGGCGCAAGCCCCGTCGGTTCTTCCGACGCCGCGTGCACCCCGACGGGGCTTGCGCCCCGGCCTAACGACACGCCCGCACTCCCCGCGGTCACGCCCCGCGCCCGTCGGCTGGCGGCGCGGGTCGGCGTCGATCCCACGCAACTCCCCGGCACCGGCCGCACCGGCCGCGTCCGCGAGCGCGACATCCCCGCGCCGGCGCCGACCGGCGTCGAGCCACTCTCGCCGGTCCGCCGCGCGACCGCGGCGCGGATGGTGGAAAGCCTCCGCGCCGCCGCCCCCGTCACGCTCACGAGTTCGATCGACGCCACGAACCTGGTTAACCTCCGTGCCCAGTTCAAGGCCGCCGGCGCCGCGGTGCCGACCGTCACCGACCTGCTGCTGAAGCTCGTCGCCGTCGCGATCGGGAAGCACCCGGCGCTCGCCGCCCGCTGGACCGACGCCGGCCTCGCCCCGGCCGAGCGGCTCGACATCGGCTTCGCCGTGGACACGCCCGCCGGGCTACTCGTGCCGGTGGTGCGCGACGTGCCGGCGCTCGGGCTGGCGGCGCTCGCCGCCCGCACCCGCGAGCTGGTCGAGCGCGCCCGCCGCGGCGCCCTCGCCGCCGCCGACCTGCGCGGCGGCTGCTTCACCATCACCAACCTCGGCGCGTTCGGCGTGGACGCCTTCACGCCGATCATCAACCCGCCGGAGTCGGCGGTGCTGGGCGTCGGCCGCATCGCCCGGCGGCCGGTGATGGACGGCGACCGCGTGACCGGCCGCGAGCAGCTGACGCTGAGCCTGACCTTCGACCACCGCGTCGTGGACGGCGCGCCCGCGGCGAGGTTCCTCCAGGCGCTCGCCGGGTGTATCGAGAACCCCGCCCCGTGGCTGACGGCCTGA
- a CDS encoding SDR family NAD(P)-dependent oxidoreductase, whose amino-acid sequence MTSDLSGKVALVTGAARGIGQAIADRYARNGAVVYYTDLILDEARAAADRTPNGRALKLDVTSTADVAAAVERVVAGSGRLDILVNNAGVNTMAHRVTIDEFPRAEWDRILAVDLTGLYEMTRAAAAVMKRQRGGRIINIASIAGLVPLRLQCAFVAAKAGVVNLTKGTALELGPHGVLTNAIAPGSTLTEGTRKLFYGDDGLFKESVQRMLDHVPLGRPGTVDEIAVAALFLADPENSYMNGHVLTVDGGWTAGYARDF is encoded by the coding sequence ATGACCAGCGACCTGAGCGGCAAAGTCGCGCTCGTCACCGGCGCCGCACGCGGCATCGGCCAGGCCATCGCCGACCGCTACGCCCGGAACGGCGCCGTCGTCTACTACACCGACCTGATCCTGGACGAAGCCCGGGCCGCGGCCGACCGCACCCCCAACGGCCGCGCCCTGAAGCTCGACGTGACCAGCACCGCCGACGTCGCCGCGGCCGTCGAGCGCGTCGTCGCCGGGAGCGGCCGGCTCGACATCCTGGTGAACAACGCCGGCGTCAACACGATGGCCCATCGCGTGACGATCGACGAGTTCCCGCGCGCCGAGTGGGACCGCATCCTCGCCGTGGACCTGACCGGGCTGTACGAGATGACCCGCGCCGCCGCGGCCGTCATGAAGCGGCAGCGCGGCGGCCGCATCATCAACATCGCCTCGATCGCCGGGCTCGTGCCGCTGCGGTTGCAGTGCGCGTTCGTCGCGGCCAAGGCCGGCGTCGTGAACCTGACGAAGGGCACCGCCCTCGAGCTGGGGCCGCACGGCGTGCTGACGAACGCCATCGCCCCCGGCTCGACGCTGACCGAAGGCACGCGCAAGCTCTTTTACGGCGACGACGGGCTGTTCAAGGAGTCGGTGCAGCGGATGCTCGACCACGTGCCGCTCGGCCGGCCCGGCACGGTGGACGAGATCGCGGTGGCGGCGCTGTTCCTGGCCGACCCCGAGAACAGCTACATGAACGGCCACGTCCTCACGGTGGACGGCGGCTGGACGGCCGGCTACGCCCGCGACTTCTGA
- a CDS encoding isochorismatase family protein has translation MPALAPAVTSLLVVDAQRGFTDLCPDELPVPGGAAIVPAVNRLLALPFARVDATQDWHPPDHRSFHGRADDLYPPHCVAGTPGADFLPGLHADRFHAVWRKGYDPDFEAYAVTAQHPGFAAFLRASGIRAVVVCGIATNICCFFAARDLRAAGFEVWLAEDASAGIDIPAAGLLQAAAKAEGQALGVRYASVGEVAAALGAGQKSRA, from the coding sequence ATGCCCGCGCTCGCCCCCGCCGTTACGTCGCTGCTCGTCGTCGACGCGCAGCGTGGGTTCACCGACCTGTGCCCCGACGAACTCCCCGTCCCCGGCGGCGCCGCCATCGTGCCCGCGGTCAACCGGCTGCTGGCGCTGCCGTTCGCCCGCGTCGACGCCACCCAGGACTGGCACCCGCCGGACCACCGCTCGTTCCACGGCCGCGCCGACGACCTGTACCCGCCGCACTGCGTCGCCGGCACGCCCGGGGCCGACTTCCTCCCCGGCCTCCACGCCGACCGATTCCACGCCGTGTGGCGGAAGGGGTACGACCCGGACTTCGAGGCCTACGCCGTCACCGCCCAGCACCCGGGGTTTGCCGCCTTCCTGCGCGCGAGCGGCATCCGCGCCGTGGTGGTGTGTGGCATTGCCACGAACATCTGCTGCTTCTTCGCCGCCCGCGACCTGCGCGCGGCCGGGTTCGAGGTGTGGCTCGCCGAGGACGCGTCGGCCGGAATCGACATCCCCGCCGCGGGGCTGCTCCAGGCGGCGGCGAAGGCCGAGGGGCAGGCGCTCGGCGTCCGCTACGCGAGCGTCGGGGAGGTGGCGGCGGCGCTGGGCGCGGGTCAGAAGTCGCGGGCGTAG
- a CDS encoding NADH-quinone oxidoreductase subunit C, which translates to MTAADVSALLAQQFGPAVTGTHAGPGDPFVTVEPARLVEVCTFLRDEPRLRFELLNDLTVVDYLEPDAKKAAKAGFEPHLEVVYRVSSFTHPGRRFTLKLTLPRWKDGTPGQLPEVPSVAGVWRTADWHEREAYDLCGVFFTGHPDLRRILLAEDWEGHPLRKDYEYPLEYHGIRCR; encoded by the coding sequence ATGACCGCCGCCGACGTGTCCGCCCTCCTCGCCCAGCAGTTCGGCCCCGCCGTCACCGGCACCCACGCCGGCCCCGGCGACCCGTTCGTGACCGTCGAACCCGCGCGGCTCGTCGAGGTGTGTACGTTCCTCCGCGACGAGCCGCGGCTGCGGTTCGAGTTGCTCAACGACCTCACCGTCGTGGACTACCTGGAGCCGGACGCGAAGAAGGCGGCGAAGGCCGGCTTCGAGCCGCACCTGGAGGTGGTCTACCGCGTCAGCAGCTTCACCCACCCCGGCCGCCGCTTCACCCTGAAGCTGACGCTGCCGCGCTGGAAGGACGGCACCCCGGGGCAGCTGCCGGAGGTGCCGTCGGTGGCCGGCGTGTGGCGGACGGCCGACTGGCACGAGCGCGAGGCCTACGACCTGTGCGGCGTGTTCTTCACCGGCCACCCCGACCTGCGGCGCATCCTGCTGGCCGAGGACTGGGAGGGGCACCCGCTGCGGAAGGACTACGAGTACCCGCTGGAGTACCACGGCATCCGCTGCCGGTAG
- a CDS encoding GDSL-type esterase/lipase family protein, with product MILALALVALQPTPAPPVDAARAARWEKEVAAIEKRLKDAPPKAGGVVFAGSSSTRLWKLDESFPGKGYVNVGFGGSETRDSTHFAPRLISPLRPTAVVLYAGDNDINAGRTPEQLAADFRAFVAAVRKDAPECKVYFLPVKPSIARWAKYEVQTKANALVKGICDADPKLRYVDIVPAMLGPDGKPLPELFVKDGLHMSPAGYARWTAAVAAALER from the coding sequence GTGATCCTCGCACTGGCCCTCGTCGCGCTGCAGCCCACCCCGGCACCGCCCGTCGACGCCGCACGCGCCGCGCGCTGGGAGAAGGAAGTCGCCGCGATCGAGAAGCGCCTCAAGGACGCGCCCCCGAAGGCCGGCGGCGTGGTGTTCGCCGGCAGCTCCAGCACCCGACTGTGGAAGCTCGACGAGTCGTTCCCCGGCAAGGGCTACGTCAACGTCGGCTTCGGCGGCTCCGAGACGCGCGACTCGACGCACTTCGCCCCGCGGCTCATCTCGCCGCTCCGCCCGACGGCCGTCGTGCTGTACGCCGGCGACAACGACATCAACGCCGGCCGCACCCCGGAGCAGCTGGCCGCCGACTTCCGCGCGTTCGTCGCCGCCGTCCGCAAGGACGCGCCGGAGTGCAAGGTGTACTTCCTGCCGGTGAAGCCGAGCATCGCCCGCTGGGCCAAGTACGAGGTGCAGACGAAGGCGAACGCGCTGGTGAAGGGGATTTGTGACGCCGACCCGAAGCTGCGCTACGTGGACATCGTGCCGGCGATGCTGGGGCCGGACGGGAAGCCGCTGCCGGAGCTGTTCGTGAAGGACGGGCTGCACATGAGCCCGGCCGGGTACGCCCGCTGGACCGCGGCCGTGGCCGCGGCGCTGGAGCGGTAA
- the rplI gene encoding 50S ribosomal protein L9: MAKNSKKAATGAATGAATATLNQPKKKVRKRNQVKKGPHGGYLVVLVNDVAHVGKQGDVVEVKPGYARNFLLPYGHAVIPSEENLRTLEHYKIKVSKAREARIADLKVLAEQLTRLPAVTIEANAHEHVDEAGNTHHLLYGSIGAHDISKALKGKNLSVEADMVKLEHPIREANTLTPVPLSLGYGIEAAVQVLVVALQGGKK; the protein is encoded by the coding sequence ATGGCCAAGAACTCGAAGAAGGCGGCGACCGGCGCGGCGACCGGCGCGGCGACCGCGACGTTGAACCAGCCGAAGAAGAAGGTCCGCAAGCGGAACCAGGTCAAGAAGGGGCCGCACGGCGGCTACCTCGTCGTGCTGGTCAACGACGTGGCCCACGTCGGCAAGCAGGGCGACGTGGTCGAGGTTAAGCCCGGCTACGCCCGCAACTTCCTCCTCCCGTACGGCCACGCCGTCATCCCGTCCGAGGAGAACCTGCGGACGCTCGAGCACTACAAGATCAAGGTGTCGAAGGCCCGCGAGGCCCGCATCGCCGACCTGAAGGTGCTCGCCGAGCAGCTCACGCGCCTCCCGGCCGTCACCATCGAGGCGAACGCCCACGAGCACGTGGACGAGGCCGGCAACACGCACCACCTGCTGTACGGCTCGATCGGCGCCCACGACATCAGCAAGGCGCTGAAGGGGAAGAACCTGTCGGTCGAGGCCGACATGGTGAAGCTGGAGCACCCGATCCGCGAGGCCAACACCCTCACCCCGGTGCCGCTGTCGCTCGGGTACGGCATCGAGGCCGCCGTGCAGGTACTCGTCGTCGCCCTCCAGGGCGGCAAGAAGTAA
- a CDS encoding single-stranded DNA-binding protein: protein MATLNKVMLIGRLTDNPGEVRTMPNGGRVIPFRFAVGRSRKNPQTGQWENDPNPLYIDCEAFSRPDTKRDLVNLIQQFCKKGDPLYIEGRLQYDQWEDKNGGGKRSKHKVVVNEIEFLGGNRDGGDGGGEMGGGGRVAQSGGGGNRGGYSGGGGGRPAQNTGGNRGGYSAPPPDDDNDYGGTRGGGTSGGGDEDIPF from the coding sequence ATGGCGACGTTGAACAAGGTGATGCTGATCGGGCGGCTGACGGACAACCCGGGCGAGGTCCGCACCATGCCCAACGGCGGGCGGGTCATCCCGTTCCGGTTCGCCGTGGGCCGCAGCCGCAAGAACCCGCAGACCGGCCAGTGGGAGAACGACCCGAACCCGTTGTACATCGACTGCGAGGCGTTCAGCCGGCCCGACACCAAGCGGGACCTGGTCAACCTGATCCAGCAGTTCTGCAAGAAGGGCGACCCGCTGTACATCGAGGGCCGCCTCCAGTACGACCAGTGGGAAGACAAGAACGGCGGCGGCAAGCGGTCCAAGCACAAGGTCGTCGTCAACGAGATCGAGTTCCTCGGCGGCAACCGCGACGGCGGCGACGGCGGCGGTGAGATGGGCGGCGGCGGTCGCGTGGCCCAGAGCGGCGGCGGCGGCAACCGCGGCGGCTACAGCGGCGGCGGTGGCGGGCGGCCGGCTCAGAACACCGGCGGCAACCGCGGCGGGTACTCCGCCCCGCCGCCGGACGACGACAACGACTACGGGGGTACCCGCGGCGGCGGGACCTCCGGCGGGGGGGACGAGGACATCCCCTTCTGA
- a CDS encoding 30S ribosomal protein S6, whose amino-acid sequence MPMVNTYETLFLLDATKLSADGDAVRTQVHHLIERHGGQISIAREWNYNQKLTYPIAKQKKGAFHIVYYTLESTKQAELERDFALAEGVILRSMTLKLDPKWQETILGIARDEHGKEFAVKGMQDEAQVQTDPSALGAEPAAGVDGPPGDGARGPRGRRPEFADKGD is encoded by the coding sequence ATGCCGATGGTGAACACCTACGAAACTCTGTTCCTCCTCGACGCCACGAAGTTGTCGGCCGACGGCGACGCGGTCCGCACGCAGGTCCACCACCTGATCGAGCGGCACGGCGGGCAGATCAGCATCGCCCGCGAGTGGAACTACAACCAGAAGCTCACCTACCCGATCGCCAAGCAGAAGAAGGGCGCCTTCCACATCGTCTACTACACGCTGGAGAGCACCAAGCAGGCCGAGCTCGAGCGCGACTTCGCGCTGGCCGAGGGGGTGATCCTCCGGTCGATGACGCTGAAGCTCGACCCGAAGTGGCAGGAGACGATCCTGGGCATCGCCCGCGACGAGCACGGCAAGGAGTTCGCCGTGAAGGGGATGCAGGACGAGGCCCAGGTGCAGACCGACCCCAGCGCCCTCGGCGCCGAGCCGGCCGCCGGCGTGGACGGCCCCCCGGGCGACGGCGCCCGCGGCCCCCGCGGCCGCCGGCCCGAGTTCGCCGACAAGGGGGACTGA
- a CDS encoding Uma2 family endonuclease, with protein sequence MATALEPTPPAARLLTTADLLALPDDGVERWLIDGRLVEVGMTIRNKFHARIQSRVSFVLESWLDAQPEPRGSCYAGEVGVRLVRNPDRTVGVDAVYLAPDVTARVMADDSTTIIDGVPTLAVEILSPSDTVEDITQKVKLFRAAGVPQVWLLNPDFRTVSIHFPVAESVTLNATQELDGGDALPGFRVPVARLFPG encoded by the coding sequence ATGGCGACCGCGCTCGAGCCCACGCCGCCCGCCGCCCGCCTCCTCACGACCGCAGACCTCCTCGCCCTGCCGGACGACGGCGTCGAGCGGTGGCTGATCGACGGCCGGCTTGTGGAGGTCGGGATGACGATCCGGAACAAGTTCCACGCCCGGATTCAGTCCCGGGTGTCGTTCGTGCTCGAGTCCTGGCTCGACGCTCAGCCCGAACCCCGCGGGTCGTGCTACGCCGGCGAGGTCGGCGTCCGGTTGGTTCGGAACCCGGACCGGACGGTCGGAGTTGATGCCGTGTACCTCGCCCCGGACGTGACGGCCCGGGTCATGGCCGACGACTCGACCACGATCATCGACGGGGTGCCGACGCTGGCGGTCGAAATCCTGTCGCCGTCGGACACGGTCGAGGACATCACCCAAAAGGTGAAGCTGTTCCGCGCCGCCGGCGTGCCGCAGGTGTGGCTCCTGAATCCCGACTTCCGCACGGTCTCGATTCACTTTCCGGTGGCCGAGTCGGTCACGCTCAACGCGACCCAGGAGCTGGACGGCGGCGACGCGCTGCCGGGCTTCCGCGTCCCCGTCGCCCGACTGTTCCCGGGGTAA
- a CDS encoding flavin reductase family protein — MHLDTAGADPVRVYQLLTGVVTPRPIAWVSTVSPAGVVNLAPFSFFNVFSANPPVVVFSPTLRRDGTKKDTLLNLERVPEFVVSAATAPQAEAVNATSAELPPDDSEVSHAGLATVPSRLVRPPRVAASPAALECRVRQIVPLGDGPIAGNLVLGDVVAIHVDDAVLDAAGRVDPRKLRTVARLGADFWCHTSDLFEQKRP; from the coding sequence ATGCACCTCGACACCGCCGGCGCCGACCCCGTCCGCGTCTACCAGCTGCTCACCGGCGTCGTCACCCCGCGGCCGATCGCATGGGTGAGCACCGTGTCGCCGGCCGGCGTGGTGAACCTCGCGCCGTTCAGCTTCTTCAACGTGTTCAGCGCCAACCCGCCTGTCGTGGTGTTCTCGCCGACGCTCCGCCGCGACGGCACGAAGAAGGACACGCTTCTGAACCTCGAGCGCGTCCCCGAGTTCGTGGTCAGCGCCGCGACCGCCCCGCAGGCGGAAGCGGTGAACGCCACCAGCGCCGAACTGCCGCCCGATGACAGTGAGGTGTCACACGCCGGCCTCGCCACCGTGCCGAGTCGGCTCGTGCGGCCGCCGCGGGTGGCCGCTTCGCCGGCGGCGCTGGAGTGTCGGGTGCGGCAGATCGTCCCGCTCGGCGACGGCCCGATCGCCGGCAACCTCGTGCTCGGCGACGTGGTGGCGATCCACGTGGACGACGCGGTGCTGGACGCCGCCGGCCGCGTGGACCCGCGCAAGCTGCGGACGGTGGCCCGGCTCGGCGCCGACTTCTGGTGCCACACGTCCGACCTGTTCGAGCAGAAGCGGCCGTGA
- a CDS encoding homogentisate 1,2-dioxygenase encodes MRYLTRGTLPPKRHTAHRATPGYRNEGIFYEEVVSTEGFARAYSIAYHLRPPTRVRKVEAAGTWPVEAAEVFELRHHHLKTGLLAAHGEPVTGRVPLLTNADVTLWRSRPADPQTELYRNARAEEILFVHRGRGRLLTHFGVLPFRPFDYVVVPRCTTYKLEFDPGPTDLLVIESAGTVGFPKRYLNPDGQFRLGAPFAERDLHGPGELLTLDEERDTTVLVKDGSRLTRYTLAHHPFDVVGWDGCVYPFTFNADDFEPITGTVHQPPPIHQTFETPGFVVCTFAPRVLDTHPDAIKVPYAHSNVESDEVLYYVRGKFGSRRGVEEASITLHPHGIPHGPHPGTIVASKDQTRTDELAVMVDTFRPLALTRPALDLDDPAYPQSWLD; translated from the coding sequence ATGAGATACCTCACTCGTGGCACGCTCCCGCCGAAGCGGCACACCGCCCACCGCGCCACCCCCGGCTACCGCAACGAAGGCATCTTCTACGAGGAGGTCGTCTCCACCGAGGGGTTCGCCCGCGCCTACTCGATCGCCTACCACCTCCGCCCGCCGACGCGGGTGCGGAAGGTCGAGGCGGCCGGCACCTGGCCCGTCGAAGCGGCCGAGGTGTTCGAGTTGCGGCACCACCACCTGAAGACCGGCCTCCTCGCGGCGCACGGCGAGCCCGTGACCGGCCGCGTGCCGCTGCTGACGAACGCCGACGTGACCCTGTGGCGCAGCCGCCCCGCGGACCCACAGACGGAGCTGTACCGGAACGCCCGCGCCGAGGAAATCCTGTTCGTTCACCGCGGCCGCGGCCGGCTCCTGACGCACTTCGGCGTCCTGCCGTTCCGCCCGTTCGACTACGTCGTCGTGCCGCGCTGCACCACCTACAAGCTGGAGTTCGACCCCGGCCCGACCGACCTGCTGGTCATCGAGTCGGCCGGCACCGTCGGCTTCCCGAAGCGCTACCTGAACCCCGACGGCCAGTTCCGCCTCGGCGCCCCGTTCGCCGAGCGCGACCTGCACGGCCCCGGCGAACTCCTCACGCTCGACGAGGAGCGCGACACCACCGTGCTGGTGAAGGACGGTTCGCGGCTGACGCGCTACACGCTGGCGCACCACCCGTTCGACGTGGTGGGCTGGGACGGCTGCGTCTACCCGTTCACGTTCAACGCCGACGACTTCGAGCCAATCACCGGCACCGTTCACCAGCCGCCGCCGATCCACCAGACGTTCGAGACGCCGGGGTTCGTGGTGTGTACCTTCGCGCCGCGGGTGCTGGACACGCACCCGGACGCGATCAAGGTGCCCTACGCCCACTCGAACGTGGAGAGCGACGAGGTGCTGTACTACGTCCGCGGCAAGTTCGGCAGCCGCCGCGGGGTGGAGGAGGCGTCGATCACGCTCCACCCGCACGGCATCCCGCACGGGCCGCACCCGGGCACGATTGTGGCGAGCAAGGACCAGACGCGGACGGACGAGCTGGCGGTGATGGTGGACACGTTCCGCCCGCTGGCGCTGACGCGGCCGGCGCTCGACCTGGACGACCCGGCGTACCCGCAATCCTGGCTGGACTAA